GTTCTCACCACATgcgttttattttgtttattaacaCAATAATCGATTAACATATAGAATCGGGATCGATCATCCAAATCAATTCAAACTTTTGGCACATTTCGCTAACCAaaaatttatctatttattcCAGAGTTATGACTAGAACCACTCAACCTGCCCACGTAATAGCTGTTGGAATCTTATCTTTTGTGGTGATGTTGGTCTGGCCCAATATAGTGGACCAACATTACGGAGAAGAAGTGAAACCCAAGAAGAGTGGCCTCGCCCTTTTGGCATATTTGGCAGCCTTTGCAACGCATTTCGGTGCCCAGATTTGGATGACCTTTGTATCAGGTACGGCCCACTAAACATGCAATTTTATTCATCTGATACTTATTTCGTGTCTTTTCTCACTTTCAGGACTTTCTTTATATTTCGCGTTACCTCGCCATACATTTGGACTGTGTCAACAAATCCTGTTTCCAAGATACTTTTCAATGAATTCCATTCTGAGCATCTGCACCCTTGTGATGTTCATCAAAGTGATTGGTGGACGCTGGGAGTTCACCTCATATGTGCAAGTCATCGCATTGTCCCTCTGTGCAGTGATAGAAGTTGCAGTGCGACTCTATTTGGCGCCACCACTCCTACGCCTGATGGCCGAAAAACATAAGTTCGAGACGGGCGCCGGAAGCGGTATGGAAATTGGATATTTAGAGCAGCGGGATCTGGTCAAGTGTCCACACTACCAACGCATCCACACGGCGTTTCGACGAATCCACATGACCGTTGCGATGGGCAACATGACAACCCTCATCTGTACATTTTTGCATTTACATTACTTGGCGTCGAAAATATCCGTCAGCTAATTTGGCAACCGCCGAACTCGCATTTTTAGTATGAAAAATAACATCGAATTATCAAATTATTTAACTAAGTAGATACATTATAATTTATAATGTGTAGATATCCTCTAGATTCGTAGAGTTTCTAGTGTAATTTTTAGACTGAGTTTAAAGATCTTTCAACTAGAGACTGTTCCAAaaacaaagtatttttttttcgggATTCACgcgaaatttatttgaaaagactGCGATATTTTCTCATCCCCATCCTCATTATGCATCAACCACCACAAAATCTTGTAATTGTAAATATTAGGCGAATTTTTAGCTCATCCTCATTTTAAATTCTCATGCCAGCCATCATATCATCCCACCCATTCTCTAGATATTATTATTGATAAGCGTTCGATAAAACTATTTAACATCCTGACGCAAATATCTCATGATTTCAAATTAATTATGTGTCGAATATATAGTATTTATTACACTATTATTGTGAATTGTACGAAAAGGATATGTGTGAGTTTTGTGATCTTGATTGCAACGATTTTAAATTAGTTTGACAAattgttatttaatttattcGATTTTAAGTAGGAAACTAATTTGTGCACGTGATCTATAATTGAATAATAACAAATTACCATACGAATGTAGtgaattttagaaaaaagacAACAGAGAGGGCAAAATAAATTGCCAAAGtaaaagaaatacccaaaacaagaataaagaaaattgaattttaaaagtaaatgtttttcattttaatatttccTGCAACGGTTAAGTAGACGGTAATAGCTACGCTAAATTTTAGACTAAATTTATAGAAGCTATCAgcggaatgaattgtttgtccCCGCGGCGGACAAGGAACCCACGCACTGGTTAATGATTTAAAAAAGTCCGAATTTCTGTGGAATTTGAAACCATTACTGGAATCGCCTCTCTTGGAAAAGACTAAATTAGACTATCAGAAAGATTGATGCGACTACTCGTCTAGttctaaattcaaaaaatttgtaacaaagctgatctcgagcaactcgcCCAAAAGTTTAGTAGTCACCTCATGCGGCACAGCCTACGACTAAATCTTTCTGACGATTGACCCAATGAAACCAGCTTGATCAAACATAGCAACAGGAATATACCTAAAACCCAGCAATTCAAGTACCTCTAACTTAAATTAAACTATACCGCGCGGAACAATCAACAAAACATCCTACAACTGACGTTATTTGCGATCGGCGCATTAACGAACACCTCAAATGCGAAGTGTACGGCAGTCTCGTTCGCAATAATAATGCAGTGAAGCCCTCTTAAATGCAATCAGTTCTGGCTTCAACATCTTCTGCATTTAACCGGCTGTTCCTTCATATAATTGCAAAATTTCTACGTTTATCTGTCAAGGcgtgaattttttaaaaaatcgcttaagaatgaataaatttattttattaaacaaTGAAAACTAAATATGAAATTTAGTCCTTATATAAATAATGAAACTTGTAAATTATTCTGTAGTGCCGGCAACGTTGCGACAGACAATGTTCAAATATTATGACCAGTCAAAAGAGAAAATTAACCTTGCATTTAAACTGACGGGTTCCTATCTTTCCATATCCGAGCTTAACGGTTAATCTGTTTGAggcgaatgaaaatgaaatttgtaTGAAATTAGCGGGACCGATTGATTGATCGATTGACGGCGGAAGAACTGGACCGGGCAATTGTAGGTTGGCAATTGAGACATGAAGTTTGGTAGCGAAGCTGATTGTAAAAAGGGTAGATTTAAACGCGTCCTAAAAATTCATAATAATTAGTGCCGACAGAGGAAGTAAGGTAAACCGCGATTTGACTATAAGAAAGTTGCCTTTCGAGAAGGCGTGCGGAAGGTGACGATCTAGAGAGGTGTTCGGACTGTAGGACaattctattttcttttaattcgtAAATGTATGAATTTACGCCCAGAGGATGCTCTCTTTTTCTTCGTGGGAGTGTTGTTCCTTTACATCGGCAGTATTGAAATCCTTATACTAGGAATTTTAGAGGAGGACCAACATTCCCGTAAATCAAAAGCGGCCGCAAAGTCTTTGGCATCTGCGTTCGCTGCATCGCTGATGTCCGAAACACATTGAAATCAACTCCTGTTCCGAAAACGTAAGTCAGTTTCAAAGTTTTATTGTGCTGTGTTTAAGTATTTTATTGTTTAATCTAACTGCAATAGACACATCTCAGAAAACGTTCAGTTCTATGAATTAAATCGCTAATAGGGATTAGGGAATTAGAGCGCGCTGACCTCGCTATTGGGTATGATTAAGATCTCTCGGTTTAATTATTGAGGCAATGATGGATACATTTACGTTTAGGTAAATTCCTATGTAGATGCGTAGGTCGTAATAAATTTTGGAAAAGAACAATGAAAaactttatttggaaaaaaataattaaaagatacttaagaagaaagagaagagaaaattAATAAGGAAAGAAGAATGGTAACTGTCGCAACATATTTTGTAATCTGTAGTGAATAGTATTTGTATTATATGCTAGCTGGTCAGCACCAGATTCCGCTGCTGGATTCTGTTGATTATTCATCTGCGGTTATTGAAAAAAGTCTCAACTGTAATAATTTTTATATTCCTTGAATTTAAATGTACCCTTTTGTGAAAGAGTGGAGAAGGAAGATAAATTCGAACCCAGCGCAATTTGTAGATGATAATCGAGATCCATGTACAAGAACGCATAATTCGGATCTGACAATTATTTGCCGAACTTCAGTTATATTTATACCggaaaaaaaggtttttttgagATGAAAGATGTGTACATGCTACCGTGTCCAAAGGGTCAAGCAGGATAGATTGATGCAGAATATAGCCTcctgggagccaacctatctctctggGATTGATATGTGGCTTCttagggccaagcctctcgtctaccaggaTTGCTAGTGGGTGGTGACAGCTACACCCGGTGCGAGGCActcttactattaacaaaacgctgctCCAACCCAGCTTATGATAACCGGGCCATAATCAACAAAGCTCCACGCTTAAAACGGAGGGACGAACAAGCGTACTGGCTTAAGAATATAGCTCCTAAACTGCCTAGATGGAAAAGAACGGAACcgcggatgatataccaggagcacacatgataACTCCTCACAATCTGGAAGTTAATTGCACTACCTCAGAGGTATTAGACATAACTCCAGGGTACACTCTGATGAAcggcttggtcaagaattggagggtgttcgATGAGttctctatgtcggatcacagaaaaatcacattcgacattgagggcaactcggaactagatagaataataagaaatcctAGGAGAACAGACTGAGACTTCTACACAAGACACCTAGgtgacaacatggctcacctacAGGTGAGCAGTGACATCAGAACCGAAATataaggccagctgtccggctaagatagttaagtcatcaagggcgGTACC
The DNA window shown above is from Hermetia illucens chromosome 5, iHerIll2.2.curated.20191125, whole genome shotgun sequence and carries:
- the LOC119657764 gene encoding transmembrane protein 205, producing the protein MCQQTTDMGSQIELLYMQGMPRKVGKSVEHTLMKRRNCAKCGTDSENNSAIEDNEELECTCDNRKRQRRHNMKSNQDIIAITTQWTRHGVNWAYSQMDLMKKSQIYRVMTRTTQPAHVIAVGILSFVVMLVWPNIVDQHYGEEVKPKKSGLALLAYLAAFATHFGAQIWMTFVSGLSLYFALPRHTFGLCQQILFPRYFSMNSILSICTLVMFIKVIGGRWEFTSYVQVIALSLCAVIEVAVRLYLAPPLLRLMAEKHKFETGAGSGMEIGYLEQRDLVKCPHYQRIHTAFRRIHMTVAMGNMTTLICTFLHLHYLASKISVS